ATGATCCGCGCGTGCGGTTTGACTCTCGAAGCGGTGGAAGAAGTCGTCATATCGAGAACGGATAGCGCCGGCATAATCAGCGCCCGACTGCGTTGGATCTCAACGGGCGCGCCCTACTATAAGGTGTACAGCTCCGCCTCGGCTTCCGGTCCGTTCGACACATTGGAAGGAACCATAGCGGGAGTGCCCGTCGGAAACACGGTGATTTTCACGGATCAGGGCGCGGTCAGTGAAACGCTGAAACGATACTACCAGGTGATCGCGACCGACACACCGTAGGAATTCCCTTTTTGAGAAACAGCGACCCGGCCATGGCGGCCGGGTCGTTTTCTTTTCCTTCGGAAATGAATGCGAGTTGTTACTCGGGTACGACTTTATAGCCGTAAAGGTGAATCCCTTCCGCACCATCATCGGCGATCTTACGGAACTCCACGCGCACTCTCATGCCGATTTTGACCTTATCGGGCGGGACGTCGGCGATCTGCGTAGTGATGCGACCGCCTTCATCGAGCGCGATGATCGCCAAGGCATAAGGACTTTGTTTCTCGAAGCCGCTGGGAGCCACGCGGATGATGGTATAGGACAGGACTTCTCCGCCGTATTCCAGCTTGACCGGCTTGAAACGGCGATTGCCGTTGCCGGGTTCCACCAGCCGCGGCGGGAAGAAGACCTTGCCGGTCTTGGCAGATTTGGCCGCTTCGCCGCGATACCGCCGGGGAATTTCCCGCCAATAGCGGGCCGTGATCTGTGACATGTATCTGGTCTCCGTCGTTTGCGAGATTTACTGAAGCGCCTTGAGGACGTGAACCACCCCGCTGCCGCCGCTGCCGCCCATGTTCTGAGCCAGTCCGATGCGGGCCTTGGAAAGCTGTCGTTCGCCAGCGTCATGGCGAAGCTGATGAGTCAGCTCCACGATTTGACCGATGCCGGTTGCACCCACCGGATGACCTTTGGACTTCAACCCGCCGGACGGGTTGATCGGCTTGGATCCGCGCAGAGC
Above is a window of bacterium DNA encoding:
- a CDS encoding Zn-ribbon domain-containing OB-fold protein — its product is MSQITARYWREIPRRYRGEAAKSAKTGKVFFPPRLVEPGNGNRRFKPVKLEYGGEVLSYTIIRVAPSGFEKQSPYALAIIALDEGGRITTQIADVPPDKVKIGMRVRVEFRKIADDGAEGIHLYGYKVVPE